A window of Sinimarinibacterium sp. NLF-5-8 genomic DNA:
CTCGCAGCGGGCAAAGCAATCCTGCGGCCGGCCGGAGAGCAGATAGTCAATCGAAAAGTCGATGCTCTTGGGCACGCGATGCTGATCCAGGTGCATCAGCAAGTGCAGGGTGGCGGTCATTTCCATGAACGCGGCGGTGACGCCGCCATGCAGCGCCGGCAGCCGCGCATTGCCGATCAGCTCATCCCGGTAAGGCAGGCGCAGCAGCCGTTCGCCATCGGCCTGGCATTCGACCCGCATGCCTAAAAACTTGGCGTAGGGAACGACTTCGACAAAGCCGTTGAAATCGCCATGTTCCTGGGCGATGCGGCGAGCCTGGATCAAGGAGGGCGGGGCGATCAAAGTGCTCATGCGCTGACTCCAGCCACGGGTTTTTGGGTGCGCATGAACACCGACTGACACACGGCGATCGGCTCATCGGCGTTGTGTTGCCAGACGCTGGCGCGGACAAAGGCAATGTTGGCGGTCAGGCGAAAACATTCGGCGCGACAAAAAATATCGGCATCGCGCACGCCCACACGCAGGTAATCCATGCGCAAATCCAGCGTGGCAATGGGCTCGGCCTGGCCAATGCGCGCCAGCACCGCCGCGCCGCTGGCCGAGTCCACCAGCACGGTGACGATGCCGGGGTGGATAAAGCCGCGTTCGGCATCACCCAGCCAATCATCCCGATAGGGCAGCCGGATCTGCACATGCTCGGCCTGCGCCGCAACAATCTGCATGCCGCATAACTTGATATGCGGCGTGGCTTCAATAAAGCGCTGCTCCAGCGCGCGCAAAAATTCCGGCGATGCCATAAAAGTGCCTTGAGTGGAGTAAACACCGGCCATGGTGCCACAGCCTGCGCGCGCGCTCTCTACAATGCGCATCCCGATGGAGAAACTGGAATGACCGAAGACGAAGCCCGTCTGCGTGATGCGCTGGCGCAAACCAGCCTGGCGCTGCCGCGTCCGCTGTCCGATCTGGAATTGCCGTTCAAGCTCGATCGGCTGATTGCGCCGCTGACGATGAACAGCCTGCGTCCGGCTGCGGTGCTGGCGCCGGTGCTGCGGCGCGGCCACGATTTATCCATGCTGTTCACCGTGCGTTCGGCGCAGCTGCGCAGTCACAGCGGCCAGATCAGCTTTCCGGGCGGGCGCCGCGATCCCGAGGATGCCGATGCCGTTGCCAACGCCCTGCGCGAGGCGCACGAAGAAGTCGGGCTGTGCCCCGATTGCGTCGAAGTGCTGGGTTATCTGGACGATTACCCAACACTGTCGCGCTACCGCATCACCCCGGTGGTGGGTTTGGTGGAGGGCGATCCGGATTTGACCGTCAATCCCGATGAAGTGGCCGAGGTGTTTGAAGTGCCGATCAAAATCATCCTGGAGCCGAACAGTTTTGAGCGCAAAATACTCTCGCGCGAGGGTATCAATCTGCCGTTTTATGAGCTGAACTGGGGGCCGCACCGGATTTGGGGCGCCACCGCCGGAATGCTTTGGGATTTGGCGCAAAAGGCGGCGCGCGCATGAGCGGGCAACCCTTGCAGCGCGCGCTGGCGCTGCAACAGCAGGCCGGCAGTCTTGGTTTTGACTGGCCGGAGATTGAATCGCTATGGGACAAGCTGGCCGAGGAAATCGCCGAGCTGCGCGCGGCCACTCACATCAGCGCCGATGCGATGGAAGATGAGCTGGGCGATGTGCTGTTCATGGCGGTCAACCTCGCGCGGCGTCTGGGCGTTGACCCCAGCCGCGCGCTGGCGCGCAGCAATGCCAAGTTTGCCCGCCGCTTTGAGTTTGTCATGGCCGAGGCCGAAACCTTGCCGCCAATCGGCGATGCACAGCGACTGGATGCGATGGAAGCGCGCTGGCAACAGGCCAAGCAGCACGAGCGCCGCACCGGCGCATCACCCGTACAATGCGCGCCCGATCAAGATTGAACGCGCGCTCCCATTTCAATTTCAACTTCAACTTCCAACTTCAACGATTCCACCATGAACAAAACCCGTATTGCCGTTTTGGGCGCCACCGGCCGCATGGGCCGCGCGGTGATCCAGGCTTTGAGTGAAACCCGTCAGCCGGTGGTACTCGGCGCCGCGTTTGAGCGCAGCGGCCACGCCCTGATCGGCCAGGATGCCGCCGTGCAAGCCGGTCTGCCGCCGTCGGGCGTACTGATTGCCGACGATCTGGCCGCGCGCGCCGCCGATTTTGATGTGGTGATCGACTTCACCCGTCCCGAAGGCACACTCGCCGCGCTGGCGGTATGCCGCGCGCACGGCAAAGGCATGGTCATTGGCACCACCGGCTTTACCCCTGAGCAAAAACAACAACTGGCCGACGCCGCGCAGCAAATCCCGCTGTGCATCGCTGCCAATTTCAGCGTCGGCGTCAATGTGTGCCTCAATTTGCTCGAACAGGCCGCGCGCGTGCTCGCCGCCGACAGCGATATTGAAATCGTTGAAGCGCATCACAAACACAAGGTTGATGCGCCCTCCGGCACCGCGCTGGCGATGGGCGAGGCGGTGGCGCGCGGTGCAGGCATTGATTTGGCCACCCACGCCATCTATGCCCGCCAAGGCCACACCGGCGCGCGCGAAGCCGGGAAAATCGGCTTTGCCACTGTGCGCGGTGGCGATGTGGTCGGCGATCACACGGTGATGTTCTTGGGCGAAGGCGAGCGCGTGGAAATCACCCACAAAGCCTCCAGCCGCCAAAACTTTGCGCGCGGCGCCGTGCGCGCGGCGGGCTGGCTGGGCGGCAAGGCCGCCGGAACCTACTCTATGCGCGAGGTGCTGGGGCTGTAAGTTTTGGGCTGCGGTTGTACCCCAGCAAATTAGCCTCAACAAGGCGCCATGCGGATTGATCTTCCGCATGGCGTTTTGTTTTGCGCGCGCGGTGCTTAGAGGCGCGCGCTGATGGATGCCGTCTTTACGGCGTTGCAAACGGGGCAAACGCGGGGCTGGCCCAGCCGCTGCCCGAATTGGCCGGAGCCGCGGGCAGGGCTTGGCCGCCGTAGATGACGTTGCCGCTGGCGTCTTGGTAGGTCTGCCAGGCGACGGTGGGCTGCTGGCTGACGCCGGGCAGGGTGAAATCACAGACGCCGGTGGGAAAGGTGGCTTGCAGGCGCTGCCATTGTTCATCCGAAAAGCGCGCGTTGCCGTAGTCGGGATCGGCGCGATCCAGCGGTTTGAGCTGGCATTTGTTGGTGTCGGTGGTGATCGCGTCGCCCGCGACCATGCGCGGGGTGCGGTAGATCGACACCACCGCCAAATCCAGGGTGTTGACGGTGCCGAGCAGATCGGGAATCGGCAGTTTGAGCGCGTTAGTGACGGCGTTGAGCAGATTTGCCAGCGGCTCGGTCAGGCCGGTGGTGCTGGGGCACAGTTGGTTGGTGAGCTTGATGCCGACGCCCGACCAGCATTGATCGGTGATATCTGCCGGTTTGGCGTCGGTGAGTTTTTGCGCCAGAGATTGCGCGCGCGTGTCTTGCTCGGCGGCGCTGAGCCAGCGGTTCATCGCTTTGAAGCTGTTGAGGCCGCATTGAATGTCGCCAATGATCGGAATCGCGCCTTCCCAAATCACCATGTTGTTGTGGTTGCCGTGCGCACGATCGAGGCGCGCGCGGGTGGCAAAGGCGCGGTAGGCGTCGTGGAAAAAGCCCGGATCGGGGCCGCGGCAGTCGATCACCGCCACTGAATCCAAGTGGTTGGCCTGATTGATCATGCCGCTGCGATAGCCGTTGGTCAGCGCCGGTTCGACGGCGGGCGTGCGTTCGGCCATCCATTCGGTGTCCACATTCAGGCCGCCGATTTTTTCGTTTAAGTCAACAAACATGGCGGGCGTGATGATGCCGCGCTTGAGCGAATCCAGCCCGTATTGCACGCCGACGTTGTCCACCGGAAAACCGGCAAAACCGTGGCCGTTGACGCCAGCGGCAATCGCCTCGGACGGCACCGAGGTGGCGGCGCCTTGCCATAGCTCCGGTGGCCGGGGGGCAAAAACGTTGATGGCGGCATCGTGAATGGTGCAGCGGGTGCCGGAGGGGTTGGTTTCGGGGTGGTAACGCTGCTCATCGCTGACGCCTGCACAGGGGTCGGTGGGTACCGCCACATGAAACTGTGCCAGTTCGCTGATCTCGGAGTTCAGCGTGGTGATGTGGCCTTGCACATCGGCCATTTGCAGCTCGGTCCACAGCCCGCCGCTGACGTTGAGCAGGGGGTTGCCAAAGTAGTTGAGCAGCAGGTGGTAGTCAGCAAACTGGGTGGCGGTGCTCCAGGCATCGGGGAACGAGCAGGTGGGCAAAATGCCTTGATAGATGCCGGGGTAGGCATTGGCCAGCCAGTACTGGGTAATGGAGCCGCCAGAGCAGCCCTGGCCAACGGTGTAACGCAGCGGCCCGTAGGCCTCGATGAGGTGCTCTTTGGCCATGATCAGCGACTCGGCTTGCAGCGCGATGTTGCAGTTGTGGCCGCTGTAGTTGAGCGCGGTAGACATCACCGCAAAGCCTTGACCCAGGGCGTATACGGTGGCGTCGGAGATGAGTAAATCCAGCGGCAGCAAATCGCCGATGCCGCCGGGCAGGGCGCCGGTGACGGCATCCATCGGGTTGTAAGAGATCACACTGGGCGCGGTGCCCACCCGGTGATCAAGGCCGCAGCTAAAGCCGTGGTTGATCACCAGTTTGCGATTGAACTGCGGCTGCGGCGTGCGCGCATCCCACGGCTGATCGGGCTGATAGAGCACGGCAATGGCGTATTGGTCGCGGTCTTGATAGCCGGTTTCCACGCGCACGATAAAGGGCAGGGTTTGGCCTTGCTCGGTGGTGACGGTGGCCACATCGCGCGCGGGGTTTTCAGGATCGTAAGGCTGCAAGCCCTGCTTGAGTGGATTGCTGGATTGGTAAAACCAGGTGAACACCGGCGGCTGGTTGCACTGCGCGTCCAGCGCACCGTCCTGACACCCCCACGGCTGCAACTGCGGCCCGGCAATCAGCGGCCCGCCCTGCGGGTGATTGGTCAGCGTCACGCGCGCGCTGCCGAGCGTGGCATCGCGCGCTTCCAGAGTGTTGTTGCCCAGCCGCAAGCCTTCGACCAGACCGATCCATTGCCCCTGGGCATTGGGCGCAAACGCGGCGCTGACGTCTTGCCCGTTGAGGCTGACGCGCGCTTGGCTCAAATCAGCGCCGGACGCGGCGGCCAGTTCGATCAAGGCATCGTCGCCGCTGATCAAATCGGCGCGGTTGGACAGCACCTTGAGTTGCAGGCCGTTGCCAGTGTTCGGTGAGGTTTCGGGCGCCTGGCTGCTGCCACAGGCCGATAAACCCACCGCAGTGATGACGGCGACAAGCCAGCGGGATTGAAAACAGTTCATGCAAAAATCCTTGCGAGGGGTCAAAGGTGTCACATCCAAGGCATTGTTGTACGTGACGATTTTTCCCCTCGCAAGGGTAATGATCACTCCAGGCCGTCCAGGTGAACAGGCGGATCGATCTGTTTTTGGGTCAGGTCACCCTTCAGTCGTAAGCCTTCTCGCCGTGGGAGGCCAGATCCAGCCCCAGCTGTTCATCGTCCGGCGAAACTCGCAGCCCGACCAGAAGATCGGCGACCTTGTACGAGATCAGCGCAGCCACAGCGCTCCAGACGATGGTCAGCAGCACGCCCTTGAGCTGGATGAACAGTTGTCCGGCGATGCCGACGCCCTCGGCAAAATCGCCGGTGCCGCCGAGCCCTTTGGAGACGAATACGCCGGTGAGGATGGCGCCGACGATGCCGGCAACGCCATGCACGCCGAAGACATCGAAGGCGTCGTCGATCCGCAGCCGCTTTTTCAGGCCGGTGACGCCCCACAGAGCCGCCGCCGCACCGGCAATGCCGAGAACGATCGAGCCCATCGGGCCGACGAAGCCGGCCGCCGGGGTGATCGCCACCAGACCCGCCACCGCGCCGGAGGCCGCGCCCAGCATCGATGCCTTACCCTTGATGACGCCTTCCAGCAGCGCCCAGGCCAGCACGCCTGCAGCCGTGGCAAACAGGGTATTGACAAAGGCCAGGCCGGCAAGCCCATCGGCAGCGACGGCGGAACCGGCGTTAAAGCCAAACCAGCCCACCCACAGCAGCGAGGCCCCGATCAGGGTAAACGGCAGGTTGTGTGGCTTGAGCGCAATAACGCCGTGGCCGGAACGCTTGCCGAGCATCAGCGCGCCCACCAGCGCCGCAACACCGGCATTGATGTGGATCACCGTGCCGCCGGCAAAGTCCAGCGCGCCGTCCTGCGCCAGCAGGCCACCGCCCCAGACCATGTGGGCGATCGGCAGATAACTCAGCGTGAACCACAGCGCCGAGAAGATCATCACTGCCGAGAATTTGATCCGTTCGGCAAAACCGCCCACGATCAGCGCCACGGTGATGGCGGCAAAGGCGGACTGAAAGCCAACGAACACATATTCCGGAATGCTGCCGGACAGGGATTCGGGGCTGATGCCGACCAGAAACAGCTTGTCGAAGCCGCCGATCACGGCGCCACTTCCGGTAAACGCCAGCGAATAGCCGTAGATCGACCACAGCACGGCAATCAGCGAGAACACCACAAACACCTGCGACAGCACCGACAGCGCGTTTTTGCTGCGCGCCAGCCCGCCATAGAACAGCGCAAGTCCGGGGATGCTCATCATGATCACCAGCAGCGTGGAGGTCAGCATCCACGCGGTATCACCACGATCGAGCACGGCGGCAGCCTCAACGGCAGGCGCGGCGTCCTGGGCAAATGCCGGGGCTGCCGTCAGCAGCGCGGCAGACAACACGGGGGTGTAAAACGAACTTTTCATGGGAACTCCTTGAAGGCGGTTACAGCGCGTCCTGGTTGATTTCGCCGGTGCGGATGCGCACGGCTTTTTCCAGGCGGCTGACAAAAATCTTGCCGTCGCCAACGCGGCCGCTATGGGCGGCACGGTTGATCGCCTCTACAGCGTCTTCGAGCAAGGCGTCATCCAGCGCGACTTCGATCTTGGTCTTGGGCAGAAAATCGGCCATGTATTCGGTGCCGCGATACAACTCGGTATGCCCGCGCTGGCGGCCAAAGCCTTTGACCTCGGTGACGGTCATGCCCTGGATGCCGAGCGCGGACAGCGCCTCGCGCACGTCGTCGAGCTTGAACGGTTTGATGATGGCGGTGATCAGTTTCATGGCCGGGACTCCTACAGTGAGCGGGAAAAATCGACGACGACGCGGGTTTTGCCCAGGTCGCGGTCAAGGGCGCTGCGGTATGGCTCGCCGACGTCGCCGTTGGCAGTGCTGCCGACCACGCTGACGCCAAGGCGTCCCCACGGCAGCGACTTGCCGACGCCGAGCAGAAAGTCGGCATAGCTGGCCGCCGCAAAGCCGCGCACATCCTGATAGCCGACGTGGGCGCTGGCATCCCAGCCGTGGCCAAAGTCATAGATATAGGTCAGATCGGTGTAGCCACTGCCGCGCGTATCCGAACCGCTGGGTGTGGTGGCGCCGAACAGATGGCGCGAGACGTTGCTGGAATAGCCCAGACTCCAGCCGCCCCAATTGAGCTTGAGATACAGCTCGGTGGTATTGGGACGCGGCATGCCGGTGGGGTAATCCCCCGGATACAGGTACAGCAGTGCACCCACGTCGTAGCTCAGGCCGGCGTTGCCGAGGCTGCCGGTGTAGCCGGCATACAGATCCCATTCCAGCGAGGCGCTGACGTCGGCATTGCCGTCCGACAGCCACGAAATGCTCGATGCCCAGCTACCGGCATAAAAGCCGCTGGCATGGGCGAGGTCAAAGCCGCCCTGCAGCGCAGGCTTGCCGTTGGTTTGGGCAATGCCGCGAAACAGGTATTCGGAGGTCAGCGCAACATTGGCCGACAGTGTCGGGGCGGTGGCATCAGCCCGCACCAGGGGAGATGCAACAAGCAGTGCGGTGCCAACACAAAAAGCGGAACAGGCGTTCATGGCAGGGTATCAGTCGAGTGCATGCAGAAAAGGCTCTGCACACCGTCTCTAGCATCATCCGTGCCAGCTTATTATATTTATATAAATCAATAACTTGTATTTAAATGGGGATTTCAGAGCAATGCTTTTGCACAGGGATGCCGCATGGTTTTTGCGCGCGCGCCCCAAAATGGCTCAGGCCGCCTGCGGCCACAGCCACTGGCCTTCATAGACGCGGGTGGCCGAGCCTTGCATGATCATCGGCTGGCCTTCGCCGCCCCATTCGATCCACAGCGTGCCGCCGCGCAAATCCACCTGCACCGCCGCATCGAGCAAGCCCAGGCGTTGACCCACCGCAACCGCTGCACAGGCACCGGAACCGCAGGCCATGGTTTCGCCGGTGCCGCGCTCGTAAACCCGCAGCTTGATGTGCTGGCGCGTGAGCACCTGCATGAAGCCGACGTTGACCCGCGCCGGAAAGCGTGGATGCGATTCCAGCAGCGGCCCCCACTGCGCCACCGGCGCGTGGTCGACATCGGCCACGCACAGCACGGTATGCGGATTGCCGATGTTGGCCACCGCCAGCATCAGCGTCTGACCGTTGATGGCGATCGGATAGCGCAGCGCCGGTGCCCCGGCAACAAACGGAATCTGCTGTGGCAAAAACCGTGGCACACCCATGTTGACCCGCACCTGTTCCTGCGCGGTGATGTGCAGCTCGATGACCCCGGCGCAGGTCTGTACGCGGATGCGTTCCTGCTGGCTCAGGCCGTGTTCGCGCACATAGCGGGCAAAGCAGCGCGCGCCGTTGCCGCATTGCTCCACTTCGCCGCCATCGGCGTTGAAGATGCGGTAGCCAAAGTCCACCGCCGTTGCGCTGGAAGGCGGCGCAGGCTCCACCACCAGCAGCTGATCAAAGCCAATGCCAAAGTGGCGATCGGCCATCGCGCGGATGTGCTCGGCGGTCAGCGTAAACGGGGTTTGGGTGGCGTCGATGATGACAAAATCATTGCCCAGCCCGTGCATCTTGGTAAACGGCAGGGGCACAGCGCGCGATACGGAAGTCATGGGGAGAATCGCTCAAGGCGTCAGGGGCATCGCCCGTTTGTGCTGGCTGGCATCAAAGGTGGCGATGATGCGTTGTTCGGCTGCGGGGTCGATCCGCTGGCCGTGCAAGAAAGCGTCGATCTGGGCGTAGCTGACGCCGTAGGCCAGTTCGTCCGGCTTGCCGGGGGCCCCGTCTTCCAGATCGGCGGTCGGGGTTTTGAACACCAGCGTCTGGGGCGCGCCCAAATGGCTGCCGATGGCGCGCACCTGGTTTTTGACCAGCCCCGTCAGTGGCGCCAGATCGCAGGCGCCATCACCAAACTTGGTGAAAAATCCCATCACCGCCTCGGCGGCGTGATCGGTGCCGATGACAAGCCCGTTATGGGCGTTGGCAATGGCAAATTGCGCCACCATGCGCAGGCGTGCCTTGACGTTGCCGAGCACCCGATCGCGCGCGCTGTCGGTCAGCGCAGCCAGGTCGTCTAATTGCGCCGCCAGCGCCTGCACCGACGCACCGATGTTGACGCTGCGAGTCTGGTCGGCGCGGATAAATGCTAATGCCGCTTGCGCGTCAGCCTCATCAAACTGGTTTAAGTACGGCAGCCGCACGGCGATGAATTGATAGCGGGCATCCCCGCTTTGCGCGCGCAAATCTTCAACCGCCAGCTGCGCCAGCCGCCCGGCCACGGTGGAATCGATGCCGCCGCTGATGCCCAGCACCAGGGTTTTGAGACCGCTGCCGCGCAGGGTGTTTTGAATGAAGCCGATGCGGCGGTCGATCTGCGCCTGAATATCGTCCGCGCCGGTGAACGGCGCGGTGATTTGGAGTTGTTCGATGATGTGCTGTTGACGGGGATTCATGGCGGCGCTCTAAACAGGGAGAAGGTCAGCCTCAAAGTTTAGCGTGGCAAAGTAATCGGCCAGGGTTTCGGCGCGGCGGATGCGCTCAACCGTGCCGTTGCTGCGCAGCAGCAGCTCCTGCGGGCGCAGCTTGCCGTTGTAGTTGAAGCCCATGGCGTGGCCGTGGGCGCCGGTGTCGTGAATCACCAGCAGATCGCCGTCGCTGATCGGCGGCAGCGGGCGTTGAATGGCAAATTTGTCGTTGTTTTCGCACAGCGAGCCGACCACATCCACCGGCAGGTCGGTGGCCGCGGGGGCTTTGCCGAGCACGTCGATGTGGTGATAGGCGCCGTACATGCCGGGTCGCATCAAGGCCGACATGCAGGCATCCACGCCGATGAAGGTGCGATAGCTGTCTTTGCGATTGAGCGCGCGCGTCACCAAAACCCCATGCGGGCCGGTCATGTAGCGACCGCTTTCCATATGCAGGGCCGGCGCGCGGCCGTGGATATGGGCGTATTCGCCCAGCAGTTCGCAGGCGCGCGCGCCCAGATGCTCCAGATCGAAGGGGGTGTCGTCGGGGCGGTAGGCAATGCCCAGTCCACCGCCCATGTTGATGAACGCCAGTTCGATGCCCAATGCCTGACGCAAACGCGCGGCCTGCTCCAGCAGCATGGCAATGGTGTCGATCATGTACTGCGCATTGCGCTCATTGGAGGCGAGCATGGTGTGCAGCCCAAAGCGGCGGGCGCCTCTTGCGCGCGCGCGCGCGTAAGCATCCAGCAGTTGCTCATGCGGCACGCCGTACTTGGCCTCCACCGGGTTGCCGATGATGACGTTGCCGCTGCGCGCGGCGCCGGGGTTGTAGCGAAAGCACACGCATTCGGGCATTTGCGGCACTTTGTCGATCAGGCTGGCGTCATCCAGGTTGAGAATGCAACCGCCGTCGGCCGCCGCCGCCGCAAACTCCTCGGCGCTGGTGTTGTTGGAGGTAAACATCAGCGCCTCGGCGCGCGCGCCGATGCTGCGCGCCAGTTCCAGCTCGGCAATGGAGCTGCAATCAAAGCCAAACCCCATGCTGTGCAGGATGCGCAAGATCTGCGGATTGGGCAGCGCCTTGACCGCATAAAACTCATTGAATCCGGCCACTCCGGCAAACGCCCGCAACAGGCGCGCGCCGGTGGTGCGGATGCCGGTTTCGTCGTACAGGTGAAACGGCGTGCCAAAGTGCGCGGCAATGGCATCGAGCCGGGGCAGCGCGCACGCGCGAAAGTCGGCAGACATCGGCATGGCTTACCCCTTGAGTGCGGCAGCAATGCGCTGCATGGCAGTGACCACGTTGCCAACGCTGTTGAACGCACTGATGCGCACATGCCCCTGTCCGCAGCGACCAAACCCCACGCCGGGGGTGCAGACCACGCCGGCCTGTTCCAGCAGCCGATCAAAAAACGCCCAGGCATCGCCGCCGGTGTGCACCCACACATAGGGCGAGTGGTCGCCGCCGGTGCAGGCATAGCCGAGCGCGCGAAAACCGCTGCGGATCAGTTGCGCGTTGTGCAGATAACCGTCGCTGAGCGCGCGGATCTGCTGCTGACCTTCGGTGGAGTAGATCGCCTCGGCGGCGCGCTGCACCGGGTATGACACGCCATTGAACTTGGTGGTGTGGCGGCG
This region includes:
- a CDS encoding PaaI family thioesterase → MSTLIAPPSLIQARRIAQEHGDFNGFVEVVPYAKFLGMRVECQADGERLLRLPYRDELIGNARLPALHGGVTAAFMEMTATLHLLMHLDQHRVPKSIDFSIDYLLSGRPQDCFARCEVSRAGTRVAQTQIRCWQTDPEKPIAIARAHFLLAPLE
- a CDS encoding PaaI family thioesterase gives rise to the protein MAGVYSTQGTFMASPEFLRALEQRFIEATPHIKLCGMQIVAAQAEHVQIRLPYRDDWLGDAERGFIHPGIVTVLVDSASGAAVLARIGQAEPIATLDLRMDYLRVGVRDADIFCRAECFRLTANIAFVRASVWQHNADEPIAVCQSVFMRTQKPVAGVSA
- a CDS encoding CoA pyrophosphatase, which translates into the protein MTEDEARLRDALAQTSLALPRPLSDLELPFKLDRLIAPLTMNSLRPAAVLAPVLRRGHDLSMLFTVRSAQLRSHSGQISFPGGRRDPEDADAVANALREAHEEVGLCPDCVEVLGYLDDYPTLSRYRITPVVGLVEGDPDLTVNPDEVAEVFEVPIKIILEPNSFERKILSREGINLPFYELNWGPHRIWGATAGMLWDLAQKAARA
- a CDS encoding MazG nucleotide pyrophosphohydrolase domain-containing protein, translated to MSGQPLQRALALQQQAGSLGFDWPEIESLWDKLAEEIAELRAATHISADAMEDELGDVLFMAVNLARRLGVDPSRALARSNAKFARRFEFVMAEAETLPPIGDAQRLDAMEARWQQAKQHERRTGASPVQCAPDQD
- the dapB gene encoding 4-hydroxy-tetrahydrodipicolinate reductase is translated as MNKTRIAVLGATGRMGRAVIQALSETRQPVVLGAAFERSGHALIGQDAAVQAGLPPSGVLIADDLAARAADFDVVIDFTRPEGTLAALAVCRAHGKGMVIGTTGFTPEQKQQLADAAQQIPLCIAANFSVGVNVCLNLLEQAARVLAADSDIEIVEAHHKHKVDAPSGTALAMGEAVARGAGIDLATHAIYARQGHTGAREAGKIGFATVRGGDVVGDHTVMFLGEGERVEITHKASSRQNFARGAVRAAGWLGGKAAGTYSMREVLGL
- a CDS encoding DUF6351 family protein, whose product is MNCFQSRWLVAVITAVGLSACGSSQAPETSPNTGNGLQLKVLSNRADLISGDDALIELAAASGADLSQARVSLNGQDVSAAFAPNAQGQWIGLVEGLRLGNNTLEARDATLGSARVTLTNHPQGGPLIAGPQLQPWGCQDGALDAQCNQPPVFTWFYQSSNPLKQGLQPYDPENPARDVATVTTEQGQTLPFIVRVETGYQDRDQYAIAVLYQPDQPWDARTPQPQFNRKLVINHGFSCGLDHRVGTAPSVISYNPMDAVTGALPGGIGDLLPLDLLISDATVYALGQGFAVMSTALNYSGHNCNIALQAESLIMAKEHLIEAYGPLRYTVGQGCSGGSITQYWLANAYPGIYQGILPTCSFPDAWSTATQFADYHLLLNYFGNPLLNVSGGLWTELQMADVQGHITTLNSEISELAQFHVAVPTDPCAGVSDEQRYHPETNPSGTRCTIHDAAINVFAPRPPELWQGAATSVPSEAIAAGVNGHGFAGFPVDNVGVQYGLDSLKRGIITPAMFVDLNEKIGGLNVDTEWMAERTPAVEPALTNGYRSGMINQANHLDSVAVIDCRGPDPGFFHDAYRAFATRARLDRAHGNHNNMVIWEGAIPIIGDIQCGLNSFKAMNRWLSAAEQDTRAQSLAQKLTDAKPADITDQCWSGVGIKLTNQLCPSTTGLTEPLANLLNAVTNALKLPIPDLLGTVNTLDLAVVSIYRTPRMVAGDAITTDTNKCQLKPLDRADPDYGNARFSDEQWQRLQATFPTGVCDFTLPGVSQQPTVAWQTYQDASGNVIYGGQALPAAPANSGSGWASPAFAPFATP
- a CDS encoding ammonium transporter, yielding MKSSFYTPVLSAALLTAAPAFAQDAAPAVEAAAVLDRGDTAWMLTSTLLVIMMSIPGLALFYGGLARSKNALSVLSQVFVVFSLIAVLWSIYGYSLAFTGSGAVIGGFDKLFLVGISPESLSGSIPEYVFVGFQSAFAAITVALIVGGFAERIKFSAVMIFSALWFTLSYLPIAHMVWGGGLLAQDGALDFAGGTVIHINAGVAALVGALMLGKRSGHGVIALKPHNLPFTLIGASLLWVGWFGFNAGSAVAADGLAGLAFVNTLFATAAGVLAWALLEGVIKGKASMLGAASGAVAGLVAITPAAGFVGPMGSIVLGIAGAAAALWGVTGLKKRLRIDDAFDVFGVHGVAGIVGAILTGVFVSKGLGGTGDFAEGVGIAGQLFIQLKGVLLTIVWSAVAALISYKVADLLVGLRVSPDDEQLGLDLASHGEKAYD
- a CDS encoding P-II family nitrogen regulator, with product MKLITAIIKPFKLDDVREALSALGIQGMTVTEVKGFGRQRGHTELYRGTEYMADFLPKTKIEVALDDALLEDAVEAINRAAHSGRVGDGKIFVSRLEKAVRIRTGEINQDAL
- a CDS encoding TorF family putative porin, producing MNACSAFCVGTALLVASPLVRADATAPTLSANVALTSEYLFRGIAQTNGKPALQGGFDLAHASGFYAGSWASSISWLSDGNADVSASLEWDLYAGYTGSLGNAGLSYDVGALLYLYPGDYPTGMPRPNTTELYLKLNWGGWSLGYSSNVSRHLFGATTPSGSDTRGSGYTDLTYIYDFGHGWDASAHVGYQDVRGFAAASYADFLLGVGKSLPWGRLGVSVVGSTANGDVGEPYRSALDRDLGKTRVVVDFSRSL
- the dapF gene encoding diaminopimelate epimerase, yielding MPLPFTKMHGLGNDFVIIDATQTPFTLTAEHIRAMADRHFGIGFDQLLVVEPAPPSSATAVDFGYRIFNADGGEVEQCGNGARCFARYVREHGLSQQERIRVQTCAGVIELHITAQEQVRVNMGVPRFLPQQIPFVAGAPALRYPIAINGQTLMLAVANIGNPHTVLCVADVDHAPVAQWGPLLESHPRFPARVNVGFMQVLTRQHIKLRVYERGTGETMACGSGACAAVAVGQRLGLLDAAVQVDLRGGTLWIEWGGEGQPMIMQGSATRVYEGQWLWPQAA
- the nadE gene encoding ammonia-dependent NAD(+) synthetase; the protein is MNPRQQHIIEQLQITAPFTGADDIQAQIDRRIGFIQNTLRGSGLKTLVLGISGGIDSTVAGRLAQLAVEDLRAQSGDARYQFIAVRLPYLNQFDEADAQAALAFIRADQTRSVNIGASVQALAAQLDDLAALTDSARDRVLGNVKARLRMVAQFAIANAHNGLVIGTDHAAEAVMGFFTKFGDGACDLAPLTGLVKNQVRAIGSHLGAPQTLVFKTPTADLEDGAPGKPDELAYGVSYAQIDAFLHGQRIDPAAEQRIIATFDASQHKRAMPLTP
- a CDS encoding diaminopimelate decarboxylase, with amino-acid sequence MPMSADFRACALPRLDAIAAHFGTPFHLYDETGIRTTGARLLRAFAGVAGFNEFYAVKALPNPQILRILHSMGFGFDCSSIAELELARSIGARAEALMFTSNNTSAEEFAAAAADGGCILNLDDASLIDKVPQMPECVCFRYNPGAARSGNVIIGNPVEAKYGVPHEQLLDAYARARARGARRFGLHTMLASNERNAQYMIDTIAMLLEQAARLRQALGIELAFINMGGGLGIAYRPDDTPFDLEHLGARACELLGEYAHIHGRAPALHMESGRYMTGPHGVLVTRALNRKDSYRTFIGVDACMSALMRPGMYGAYHHIDVLGKAPAATDLPVDVVGSLCENNDKFAIQRPLPPISDGDLLVIHDTGAHGHAMGFNYNGKLRPQELLLRSNGTVERIRRAETLADYFATLNFEADLLPV